CACACCTCCTCCATATCGCCCGCCTCTTCCACCGCCAGGCAGGCATCTCCCGCCGCCCGGGCCTGCGCCAGGTCCCCATGGCGACCCATCTGCACGCTCCAGCTCCCGTCCGGCCAGCGCTCGAAGGGGTAGAGCCGACACGCCAGGGGCCGCACCTCGGGGGGCAGGCCACACCCCTGGCCCCGCTCGTGGAAGACACAGGCCCCCGCGCGCGCGAGCAGCGTCAGCCGCACCGGCCCGCGACGGAAATAGCCCCGGTAGAGGGGACGGCGCGCCTCGTAGCCCGCCGCGTCCTCCTCGGTGAGGTACTCCTCGGCAACGAAGCGCCGGGGGGAAAACCCCGTGTGCGCGGCGATGCGCTCCACGTCCGAGCGCGTGAGGGTGGCCAGCTGCTCCCCCGGCTTCACCTCGCAGCACGAGCTGCCCAGCAGCCGCGGACAGCGGGCGCAGACCGGACCCATGGGCGGCGTGTCCGTCATGGGGCGGCGGGCGCCTCGCCCCCGCGCGTCTTGAGCAGCCGCTCCAGGCGCTCCGGCTCCAGGCGCACCACCAGCGTCTTCTCCCGGCTGTAGAGGACCTGTCCCGGCGCGCCCCCCTTCACCTTCTTCACGAACTTCACCGGCACCCAGCTCACCTCGCCGCGCGGCTCGCCCTTGGCCCCCGAGTGGTGCAGCGCCAGGTGCGCCGCGTCCAGGAGGACTTCCTGCGACACCTCCACGCCCTTCTCCAGGGGCACCACCACGTGGCTGCCGGGCAGTCCCCGGGCGTGCAGCCACAGGTGGCCCGGACGCGCCACCTTGAAGGTGAGCGTGTCGTTGTCCTCGCCGCCCTTGCCCACCCAGATGCGCTGGCCCCCGTGCCCCACGTACTCCTTGAAGGGCCGGGCCTCGGGCGGGCCGTCCTCGCCCACCCCCTTGCGCAGCACCTCCACCTGCGCGAGCAGCGCCGCCTCGTCCAGCGCCTCCAGCTGACGCAGCGCCAGTTGCGCGTGCTCCACCTCCCGCGCCAGCTCCGCCTCGCGCTGCCGCGCATGCTCCACGCCCCGCAGCAGGCGCCGGTACTGGTGGAAGTGCCAGTCCACCTCCTCCTTCGGCGTGCGCTTGGGGTCCAACGTCACCTTCACCTCCTCCACGCCCTCCTCGGTGTACGCGGTGAGCGTCACCTCGGACACGCCGCGCTTGAGGCGGTGGAGGTTCTGCGTGAGCAGCTCGCCCACCCGCCGGTGGCGCTCGGCCTCCGGGCCCCGCGCGGCCTCCGCGCGCACCTTCTCCAGCGTCCGCCCCGAGCGCTTGAGCCGCGCCCGGTACGGCAGCGTCAGCCGCCGACGGATCGTCTCCGCGCGGCTCGCCTTGTCCCGCGCGCCCAGGAGCCGCTCGGCCGCCTCGGCCAGGGGCAGGAAGTCGCCTTCCGTGGGCACGAGGCGCGAGGGCTGGCTCCGCGTCCGCTCGAGCACCTCGGGCGAGAGGGGCTCGGGAGGCGACCACTGGGCGCCCGGGTGCAGGGAGCGCCGCTGCGCGAGGCCCTCGCCCGAGAGCATCAACACCCGTCCCGCCTCCGTCGTCAGCACCAGTCCCCCGGGCGAGCCCAGCTCCAGCACGAGCCTCCGCCGGGAGTCATCGCTGTGCAGCTCGAGCACCACCAGCCGCTCGGTGTCCCGACAGGCGAGTCCCGCGAGCTTCAAGCCCACCAGCTCCTGGCGCAACCAGCGCTGGAAGGGGGCGGGCTCGCCCGGCGTGGGAAAGCGCTCGGCGGCCACGGAGACCCGAGCCAGCTCTCCCTCGGCGCACAGGCACAGGAGCACCGAGCGCCCCGGCACGCGCAGCTCCAGGTAGATCAGGCGCGGCAGGGGACACCACGCCTTCTGCACCACCGCGCCCGTCAGCCGCGCGGCCACCTCCGTCACCACCTGCTCCAACTCCGAGGGACGCAGCGACACCTCAGCCTCCTCACTGGCGCGAAAAACACGAACGGCCCGGCGGGAAGTCCGCCGAGCCGTTCAAACTGCGCCAGGTGACTGGCTCGAGTCTAGCCCTCGTCCTCGGACGGAGCGGCCTCGGTGGCGGCCTTGGCCGTGCGCTTGCGGGCCGGAGCCTTGCGGGTGGCGGTCTTCTTGCCAGCGGCCTTCTTGGCCGTGGTCTTGCCCGCCGCCTTCTTCGTGGCGGTGCGGGGAGCGGCGCTCTTGCGGGTCGTCTTCTTCGCGGCGGTCTTCTTCGTCGCGGCCTTCTTCGCGGTCTTCTTCTTCGCGGCCATCTAAAGCCTCCGTGGGTTACCGCCACTCGCTAGGAGTGGGGCCTGCACTCGCATGGGGAGTGCTTGTGGTGAAGAGTAGAGATGCCTTGCCAGTGTGTCAACGCATGGTGATGTAGTGCAACGCGTGGCGAGCCGATTTTTCGGCATCTCGCGCGCGATCAGGGCCCTCCGGACGGTGCTACAGGCGGTGGCTCCGGCGCTCCGGAGCCGATTTTCCGGCCTCCGCCGCGTTCCGGACGTGCCCTCGGGGCCCGAGGCAGTGTCGCCCCGCGCGCACTCGCGCGAGAAACGGCGCGAACTTCGCGGAGTTCGGCAGTGCGAGCGGGCACGTACGTGCTTACCGTTGCCTTCGCGATGAATGCTCACGTGAGAACCTTTCCTGACTCCTTCACCTTCGGTGTCGCCACATCCGCGTACCAGGTGGAGGGTGGCATCGAGAACGACTGGGCCGAGTGGGAGCGGGCCGGAAAGCTGAAGGAACCGCACGTGCGCTGCGGCCGGGGCGTGGACCACTGGAACCGCTACGAGGAGGACTACGGCCTGGCGCTGGACGTGGGCGCGAGCGCCTTCCGCATGTCGCTGGAGTGGGCGCGCATCGAGCCGGAGCGAGGGCGCATCGACGGCGCGGTGCTCGAGGCCTACCGTGAGCGGCTCTTGAAGATGAAGGCCCGGGGCCTGCGGCCGGTGGTGACGCTCCATCACTTCACCCACCCCACGTGGTTCCACCGCGACACCCCCTGGCACCAGCCCCAGAGCGTCGAGGCCTTCCGTGCCTATGTGCGCGCCTGCGCCCCCATCCTCCGGGGACTGGACGCGCTCGTCATCTCGCTGAACGAGCCCATGGTGCTGCTGCTCGGCGGCTACCTGCAGGGCCTGATGCCGCCGGGCATCTGCGACGGGGCGAAGACGATGGCGGCCCTGGGCAACATGGTACGCGCCCACGTGGCCGCGCGCGAGGAGCTCCAGGCGGCGCTCGGCCACGTGGAGATCGGCATCTCGCAGAACACGCTCGCCTTCGCGCCGGACCGCTCGTGGAATCCCCTGGATCGCGCGCTCGTGCGCCTGGGCGCCCAGGCCTACAACCACTCCTTCCACGAGGCGCTGGTGTCCGGAAAGCTCCGGGTGAACATGCCCGGCATCGGCTCCACGAAGCAGGACATCCCCGGGGCGAAGGACTCGTGCGACTTCATCGGAGTGAACTACTACACGCGCGCCCACCTGCGCTTCCTGCCGCGCGCCCCGTTCCTCTCCTTCCAGTTCCGCGACAAACACGGCCGGGGCCTCACGGACATCGGCTGGGAGGTATGGCCCGAGGGCTTCGGCCAGGTGCTGCGCGAGCTCAAGCGCTACGGGCTGCCGGTGTGGGTGACGGAGAACGGCATCGATGACCGCGGCGGGGAGCGCCGCCCGGCCTACCTGCGCGAGCACCTGGAGCAGGTGCTCACCGCGCGCGCCGAGGGCGTGGACGTGCGCGGCTACCTCTACTGGAGCCTCCTGGACAACTTCGAGTGGCTCGAGGGCTGGGGGCCGCGCTTCGGCCTGTACCACGTGGACTTCGAGACGCTCGAGCGCCGCCCCACCCCCGCCTGCCAGTTCTACCGGGAGGTGGCCACCACGCGGCGGCTGCCGAGCCTCGTCCCGCCGAGCCCCGTGGCCCCGCCCAACCTCATCGTTCAGCCGAGCGCGGCGCGGTAGTCCACGTCCTGCTCCTCGCCGGGCCCCTCGGGGTCCGCGCTCGCCGAGCCGAAGAAGCGGCGCACCGCGTCGCGCACCTCGTCGGGAGAGTCGAGCTGGTTGACCTCGGAGCGGAAGAGGGCGGCGCCGCGCAGGCCATGGCCGTACCAGGCCAGGTGCTTGCGGAAGGAGCGCACCGCGGCGAGCTCCAGCCCCGCGCCCACGAAGTCCAGGTGGGCGGCGAAGTGGCGGAGCACCCCCTCGCAGCGCTCCTCGGGCTCCGGAGGCGCGCCGCCGAGCAGCTCGCGGAAGAGCCACGGGTTGCCCAGCGCCCCGCGGCCCACCATCACGAAGTCACACCCCGTGGTCTCCAGCATCCGCCGCGCGTCCGCGGGCGTCTTCACGTCGCCGTTGCCGATGATGGGCCGGTCCGGGAAGTGCCGCTTGAGGTCGGCGATGACACGCCAGTCCGCCTGGCCCGAGTAGCCCTGGGCGCGGGTGCGCGGATGGATGGCGAGCCCCGCACACCCGGCGTCGAAGAGCGCGTGGGCCACCTGGAGGTAGTTGCGCTGGTGCTCGTCCCAGCCCGAGCGGATTTTACAGGTGACCGGCAGGCCGGTGGCCGCGTGGATGTCGCGCACCAGCGTGGCCGCCCGCTCCGGCTCGCACAAGAGGGCGCTGCCCGCGCCGTTGCGCGTCACCTTCTTCACGGGGCAGCCCATGTTGATGTCGATGATCTGCGCCCCATGGCTCTTGCCCACGAGCGCCGCGCGCACCATGGCCTCCGGCTCTCCCCCGAAGATCTGCAGGCTGTAGGGCCGCTCCACCTCCGGATTGAAACGGAGGTACTTGAGGGTGCGCTGGTTGGCGCGCATGAGGCCCTGGGAGCTCACCAGCTCGGTGGGACAGAGCGCCGCGCCCAACTGGAAGGCGATGACGCGGAACGGCATCTCGCTCACCCCCGCCATGGGGGCGAGGATGTAGGGGTTGGGCAGGGTGTAGGGACCGAGACGCGGCATGATGGGGGCGAGAACCTAGCGGATTGAATGGATTGTTCCAGGGGCGGCCGGGCACTGCGCGCGCGCGGGCCTTTGGTTAAGGTTCGGCCCCATGCTGCGCTTCCGGCTCGGAGACATCCCCGTCGAGATCCGTTTCTCGCACCTGCTCTTCTCCGCGCTCCTGGGCACCCTGCTGGCGAGGGATCTGCCAGGGGGAGACCCGGGCGCCTGGCCCTACCGTGAACTCCAGGACGCGGGCGGCCCGGACTATACCCGCACGGCGCTGCTCGTCGCGCTCGCCTGGATGGGCATCGTCTCCGTGACCGTGTTCGTCCACGAGGCGGGCCACGCGCTCATGCTCCGGGCCTTCGGCCACCGGCCCGGCATCCAGCTCGTCTGGCTGGGAGGCCACACCCGCCCCCGGGGCCGCTCGCCGCTGCCGTGGCATCAACACGTGATGACCACCGCCGCGGGGCCGCTCGCCGGACTGCTCGTGGGGCTGGGCGCCCTGGTCCTGTGGCACCATGGCGTGTCCCCCGGCGCCGAGGTGGCGCGCTTCCTGCTCGACGGGCTCTTCGCCACCAACATCCTCTGGAGCCTCTTCAACCTGTTGCCCGTGCCCAGCCTCGACGGGGGCGTGCTCGTGAGCGCCCTGGCCACGCGCCTGTTCGGCAAGGCGGGCTTCCTGTTCGCGCAGGGACTCGCGCTCGTGCTGTGCGTGGCCCTGCTCGCCTACGGGCTCGGCCATGCGCCCGTGCTCGGCATCCTCTTCGGGCTCTACGGCCTGCAGGCCCTGCGGCTGCTGCTGGCCGCCGCGCGGGGTGAGCTCCAGGTGTCCTCGGGCATGGCGCCGCGGCCTCTCGTCGAGGAACTGAACCAGGCCCGGGCGGCGCTCGACCACGGGCGGCTGGACGAGGCGCGGCAGCGGGGCGCACGCGTGCTGGAGGCCGGGGAGGCCACCTCGGAGCTCGTCGCGCGCGCGCACCATCTGCTCGGCTGGGTGGCCCTCAAGGAGGGCCAGGGGCGCCTGGCGCTCACTCACTTCTCCCAGGCGAGGCGCCAGCCGGTGGAGACCCACGCCGTGGCGGCGGCCTTCTCCCTGGTGGGCGACGAGCCCCGGGCGCTCGCCTTGTGGGAGATGGCCTGGAACGAGACGCGCGACCGCACGGTGCTGCACGAGTACGCCGGCTCGCTCATCCGCGCCGCGCAGGTGCACAGCGCCCTGCGCCTGCCCGGCGTGGAGGCCGAGACGGCGTTCCTGTGCGCCGGGCGTCCCCTCTTCACGCGCGGGGCCTACTCGGAGGCGGCGGCGATCGCCGAGGCGGGACTCGAGCACGCTCCGGGCGCGCGCCTCGCCTATGACGCGGCCTGCGCCCATGCCCGGGCGCGTCATCCGCTCGACGCGGTGCGCATGCTGCGGCGAGCCACGGAGCTGGGCTTCCAGGACGTGCACTACGCGGCGTCCGACGAGGACCTGGCCCCGCTGCACGGGCATCCGGATTTCGAACGCTGGCTCGGGGAGCTGCGGAAATCTCTCCCCGCCTGACACGGCCATGACACGCGGGAGTGTTGATGGGGCTCGAGACTGAGCACCTTCCGGCTCGGTCTGACTCCTGGTCCGAGGGCTCCCTTGACTGCTTCCTCTCCCGCGTCCGTTCAAGACGAGAAGATCAACTGGGTGGCATCCATCCCCTTCATCGGCATGCACCTGATGTGCCTCTTCGTGTTCGTCACGGGGGCGCGGCCGGTGGACGTGGCCGTGTGCGTGGGGCTGTACGTGCTGCGCATGTGGGGCATCACCGCGGGCTTCCACCGCTACTTCAGCCACCGCGCCTACCAGGCGGGCCGCGGCTTCCAGTTCTTCCTCGCGCTCGTGGGCACGCTGGCCCTGCAGAAGGGGCCCTTGTGGTGGGCGGCGCACCACCGCCACCACCACCGCTACTCGGACCAGGAGCAGGACATCCACTCGCCCCTGCAGAAGGGCTTCTGGTGGAGCCACGTCGGGTGGATCATCTGCGACAAGTACGGCGAGACGCGCTACGAGCACATCAAGGACTTCGCGCGCTTCCCGGAGCTGGTGTGGCTCAACAAGCTGCACGCGCTGCCCGGGGTGCTGCTCGCCGTGGCGCTCTACTTCCTCGGTGGCTTCTCGATGCTCGTGTGGGGCTTCTTCGTGAGCACCACCCTGCTCTACCACGGCACCTTCACCATCAACTCGCTCAGCCACGTGTTCGGCTCGCGCCGCTACAAGACGACGGACACCAGCCGCAACAACTGGCTGCTCGCGCTCATCACCCTGGGCGAGGGCTGGCACAACAACCACCACTACTACCAGAACACCGCCAACCAGGGCTGGTTCTGGTGGGAGGTGGACCTGAGCTACTACTCCCTCAAGGCGCTCTCCTGGGTGGGGCTGGTGAGCAAGCTGCGCACCCCCTCCGAGCAGGTGAAGAACGTCTACCTGAAGTACACCCCCGAGGAGCGCGCCGCGCTCAACGCCCCCCTCTTCTCCTGGTCCGCTCCCCTGGCCGCCCGCAAGAAGGCCGCCGAGCAGAAGGTCAAGGCCGCCGAGGAGAAGGTCCGCGAGGCCCTCGCCGCCGCGGCCGACAGCCTGCCCTCCGCCCAGGAGCCCCAGGGCCTGCTCAAGCCGTGAGGTAGGCGGCTCGCCTACACCTCTGGACGGCCCACGTCCTTCCCGTCCAGCGCTCGTCTCCCCCCTTGCCCGAGGAGAGTGTTCCTTTCGAGGCAAAGCACCTTGAAACCACCGGGGGGTGGACGTTTATTGGGAACACCAATGAAGGACGAGCCCCCGCCGGTTTCCCGATTCGCGTTGCGCGCGCAGCTGGAGCGCTTCACGCATGCGTCCCTGCAGGCCTTCAACCGGATCCGCCTTCCAGGCCCCTCGGTGCTGCCGGTGGCCGGAGCGGTGGTGGGCCTGTACAGCGGACTGGCCGCGGGCATCTTCTCCAACCTGATTGGCGTCATCCGCGGCGCCGCCTTCAACGTGGCCTGGCTGATGGATGCCATGCGGCAGCCCGGCTCGCGCATGCTGCTGTCCGTCTGGGACATGCTGAGCACGGCACGCTGGCACCTGGAGTACGCCATCATCGGCGCGCCCCTGGCGCTGGGCGCCCTGCTGCTCGCGCGCATCATCGAGCCCGGAGGCCCGCGTGACGAGGTGAAGCGCCGGCTGCGCCTGCTCGCCCTGCTGGTGCTCGGCGCGCTCGCCCTCTACTACCCTCTGGTGGCGCTCACCGCGCTCAACCGCGTCTTCAACCACGGCCACGAAACCACCGAGGTGCTCACCCATCTGCCCTGGTGGATCTTCCTGCTGATGCCCACCCTGGGTGGGCTCGCGGTGGGCCGCCTGCTGCGCGACTACCCGGACACCCGCGGCCACGGCCTGCCCGAGGTGGTCAAGGCGGTGAAGGGCAACCAGGCACTGCCCGGCGGGTTCGGGCTGCTCAAGCTCGTCGCCAGCGCGATCACCATCGGCACGGGAGGCTCGGCCGGGCGCGAAGGCCCCATCGTCTATGGCGGCGCCGCGTTCGCCTCCACCGTGGGCCGCACCCTGGGCTTCTCCCGGCGCGAGCTGGCCATCCTGCTCGCCTGCGGCGCGGGCTCGGGCATCGCCGCGTCCTTCAACGCCCCCATCGCCGGCGCCGTGTTCGCGATGGAAATCATCCTGCGCGAGTTCGAGCTGCGCGTCTTCTCGCCCATCATCCTCGCCAGCGTGGCGGGCACGCTCGTGGGCCGGGGCACCGTGGGCACCGAGTCGATGATCCACCGGCTCGGCTACCAGATGGTGAGCGGCTGGGAGGTCATCTGCTACGTGGGGCTGGGGCTGCTCTGCGGGCTGCTCGCGTATGCCTTCGTGCGGCTGCTGCACCACTCGGAGGACTTCTTCGGCGGCCGGTTCGAGGGACGGCTGTCGGCGTGGCTCGGCCAGCGCACGCTGTCCAAGCGAGCGGCCCTCGGCGGGCTGTGCTCGGGCGTGCTCGCCATGCTCAGCCCCACCGTGTGGGGCAGCGGGCATGACTACATCAACCTGGCGGCCATCGGGCAGCTGAGCCTCGTCTTCCTCGTCACCGCGTGCATCGTGAAGCTCGTGGCCACCGCCATCACCCTGGGCTCGGGCGGCTCGGGCGGCACCTTCTTCCCGTCGGCGCTCATGGGGGCCATGCTCGGGGGCGCCTTCGGCACCGTGGTGCACTACTTCTTTCCCACCAGCACCGGGCCCAGTGGCGCCTACGCCATCGTGGGCATGGGCGGCGCCATGGCGGCGCTCACCCGCGGACCGCTCACGGGCATGATGATGCTCTACGAGCTGAGCGGCAACCACGCCATCATCCTGCCGCTCATGGTGACGTGCACCATCTCCTCCGCGCTCTGCCACTACCTCATCGAGCGCCGCGCGCCCAAGTCGCAGACGGACGCGGAGCTCCTGTCCACCACGCCCGTGCGCGCGCTGATGCGCGAGCTGGCGCCGGTGCCCGCCGACATGCACCTGCGCCCGCTGATGGACCAGGTGTTCACCACCGAGAACGGCACGCTCCCCGTGCTCGATGGCGAGGGCAAGCTCTACGGCATCGTCCAGGCGGACCAGTTCCAGGACATCTGGCGCGACGAGACGCTCTACCCCGTGCTCGTCGCGAGCGACGTGGCGCGCAAGGTGCCCCTGCTGTCCCCGGACACGGACCTGGCGCAGGCGCTCTTCCTGATGGACCAGGAGGACGTGGACGCCCTGCCCGTCCAGGGGCCTCCCGGTGGACAGACCTGCGGGCTGCTCACACGCACCCGCGTGCGGCGCTTCCTCAACTCGCACCACACCAGCCAGCGAACCCAGCCCGAGCCGGAGCACCTCGTGGCGCCGACGGAAATCCGCAACTGAGGAACGCGCTGGTGGCGATTCTCAAGAACCCCCAGGACCGGCACACCCTCGAACAATCCCTGTTCTGCCGGGGGCTGAGCACGAGCGACCTCGACCTCGTCATCGCGCAAGCCCACACCCTGAAACTGAGAAAAGGCGCCGTCCTCTTCCATCAGGCCGACTCCGCCTCGTCGACCTACCTCGTCCTCTCGGGGCAGCTCAAGCTGACCCAGGTCACGGCCGACGGAGCCCGGACCTTTCTCCGGATCCTCGGGCCGGGGCAACTCCTCGCGCTCATCTCCGCCCTGGAGATCTCCACCTATCCCGCGACCGCGAAGGCCGAGCGCCCCTCCGTCGTGATGGGCTGGGAAGGCAAGACACTGGACCAGCTCTTCCTCGAGGTTCCAGGCCTCGCGCGCAACGGTCTTCGCATCCTCTACGGCCGCCTTCGGGAGATGCAGGAGCGCTTCGGCGAGCTCGCCGCGGAACGGACCGAGCGGCGTCTCGCGCGCGCGCTTTCCAAGCTCGCCCTCCAAGTCGGAAGGCCAGGACTCAACGGAGCCATCGTGCTGGAGCTCACGCTGTCGCGCGAGGAGCTCGCGGAGATGATCGGCACCACCCTGTTCTCCGTGAGCCGGATTCTCAACCAGTGGAAGAAGAATGGCTGGGTCCTGCTCGGCAGACAGTCCATCACCCTCACCGAGCCGGACGCCTTGCACCGCATCGCCGAGGAAGACGTGGGCTGAGTCCCGGCAGCCCTCCGCCAGGACTCGACGCCCTCCGGGTCACGCGGTCCGCGAGTCCACCCTCCGGGCAGCGCTGGAGGAGGTGGACCAGCCCATCTTCAGTCCGAGCACGAACCCTCCGAGCGCGAGGATTCCAAGCGCGAACACCGTATCACCGACGACCCGCATCCACCGCAGTCTGGCCATGAGGCCCGTTTGCAGGAACTCCGCCGAGCGCGCGTACCACATGCCGTGCTCGACACTCGCCCAGGTCTGAAGCAGACCAATGGGCAACAAGCTCAACAGGACCATCAGCGCGAGCCCGATGTTGATGGCCCAGAAGGCGAACCGGACCGCGCCCGCGTTCCAGACGCCTCCGACGTCCAGACCCTTCAGACAGAAGAGCATGAGTCCGATGCCCAGCATGCCGTACACGCCGAAGAGCGCGGTATGGCCATGAACGGCCGTCGTGTTCAATCCCTGCATGTAATAGAGCGCGATGGGAGGATTGATGAAGAAGCCGAACAGGCCCGCCCCCACCAGGTTCCAGAAGGCCACGGACACGAAGAAGAAGATGGGCCACTTGTACTGCTGGATCCACGGCCGGGCCCACGTCAGGCTCAGGTTCTCGTAACCCTCGAAGCCGATCAGCACGAGCGGCACCACCTCGAGCGCGCTGAACGTGGCTCCGAGCGCCAGGACCGCCGTCGGCGTGCCCGAGAAGTAGAGGTGGTGGAAGGTGCCGAGGATTCCACCCGTCAGGAACACCACCGTCGAGAAGAGCACCGCGGTCGTCGCGCTCGCCACCCGCAGCAGACCCATTCGCGTGAAGAGGAACGCGATGACGACCGTCGCGAAGACCTCGAAGAACCCCTCGACCCACAGGTGCACGACCCACCACCGCCAATACTCCGCGATGGCGAGGTTCGTCTGACGGCCCCACATCAGACCCGCTCCGTAGAAGGCGGCGATCGCCAGGGACGAAATCAAGAAGAGACCGAGCAGGTGCCGGTTCTCGCTCGGCCGCGCGACGGCGGGCCAGAGCGCCCGTCCCATCAGGGCCAACCACACGAAGAGTCCCACGAAGAGGAAGATCTGCCAGAACCGTCCCAGGTCCACGTATTCATAACCCTGGTGCCCGAACCAGAAGTTCGTCTCGAGCCCGAGCTTCTGCGCGATGCCGAGCCACTGCCCGGCCATCGAGCCGACGACGATGATCAACAGACAGAC
Above is a window of Cystobacter fuscus DNA encoding:
- a CDS encoding nitric-oxide reductase large subunit, translated to MAFLAVMLSSFFVLGYYGREIYRKAPPIPEQVVTAGGKVLFTGQDIRDGQNVWQSMGGQEVGSIWGHGAYVAPDWTADWLHREATWLLDHWAKAEKARPYAELDAETQAVLRERLKKELRTNTYEPSTGSLSVSSLRAEAIQQVGAHYTALFGNDPALDALRDAYAIRRNTLEDPERQRRMNAFFFWAAWATSTNRPGEPITYTSNWPPEELIENRPTGSMVVWSVASFVLLLAGIGAMVWYLARVNHQNALEAPHVLPESDPLFELQPTPSMRATLKYFWVVAALIVVQVLLGAISAHYGVEGSGFYGIPLDRWLPYSVTRTWHTQLGIFWIATAWLATGLFIAPAVSGHEPRFQRLGVNFLFVCLLIIVVGSMAGQWLGIAQKLGLETNFWFGHQGYEYVDLGRFWQIFLFVGLFVWLALMGRALWPAVARPSENRHLLGLFLISSLAIAAFYGAGLMWGRQTNLAIAEYWRWWVVHLWVEGFFEVFATVVIAFLFTRMGLLRVASATTAVLFSTVVFLTGGILGTFHHLYFSGTPTAVLALGATFSALEVVPLVLIGFEGYENLSLTWARPWIQQYKWPIFFFVSVAFWNLVGAGLFGFFINPPIALYYMQGLNTTAVHGHTALFGVYGMLGIGLMLFCLKGLDVGGVWNAGAVRFAFWAINIGLALMVLLSLLPIGLLQTWASVEHGMWYARSAEFLQTGLMARLRWMRVVGDTVFALGILALGGFVLGLKMGWSTSSSAARRVDSRTA